One genomic window of Ilyobacter polytropus DSM 2926 includes the following:
- the atpG gene encoding ATP synthase F1 subunit gamma codes for MAGGKELKGRIKSVQSTHQITKAMEIVSSTKFKRFSALVNQSKPYSESMDNVLKNIAAGIKSERHPLFDGKKDVKKIGVIVMTSDRGLCGGFNNATLKKMEILIAENPDKEVSIIGVGKKARDYCNKRNYDLKAEYIQLIPETMFVKAKEISENIVEYFYEDIFDEVYMIYNEFISAMQTELIVKKVLPIERVEVQENTTYIFEPSVEGILSSLLPKYLNIRIYQAILENTASEHSARKNAMKNATDNAEEMIADLNLQYNRERQAAVTQEISEIVSGASAL; via the coding sequence ATGGCTGGAGGAAAAGAATTAAAAGGTAGAATTAAAAGTGTTCAGTCTACTCACCAGATCACAAAGGCTATGGAGATAGTTTCTTCAACAAAGTTTAAAAGATTCTCTGCACTGGTAAATCAGTCAAAGCCATACTCTGAAAGTATGGATAATGTACTGAAAAATATCGCTGCAGGGATAAAATCTGAAAGGCATCCGCTTTTCGACGGAAAAAAGGATGTAAAAAAAATAGGGGTTATCGTGATGACTTCTGACAGAGGACTTTGTGGAGGCTTCAACAATGCCACCTTAAAAAAGATGGAAATTCTTATTGCCGAAAATCCAGACAAGGAAGTTTCAATTATCGGAGTGGGTAAAAAAGCCAGAGATTATTGTAATAAAAGAAATTACGATCTTAAAGCTGAGTATATCCAGCTGATTCCTGAAACTATGTTTGTAAAGGCTAAAGAGATAAGTGAAAATATTGTAGAATATTTTTATGAAGATATCTTTGATGAGGTATACATGATCTACAATGAATTCATATCTGCAATGCAGACTGAGCTAATTGTAAAAAAAGTGTTACCTATCGAGAGAGTAGAGGTTCAAGAGAATACTACGTATATTTTTGAGCCATCGGTAGAGGGTATATTATCAAGCCTGCTTCCAAAATATCTGAATATAAGAATATATCAGGCTATTTTGGAAAATACGGCAAGTGAGCATTCGGCTAGAAAGAATGCTATGAAAAATGCGACTGACAATGCTGAGGAAATGATAGCTGATCTGAACCTTCAATATAACAGGGAAAGACAGGCTGCAGTTACTCAGGAGATATCTGAAATTGTCAGTGGAGCATCTGCTCTCTAA
- the atpD gene encoding F0F1 ATP synthase subunit beta has product MENKGILTQIIGPVVDVSFDSELPKIYNSLRIDRGNGEVLIAEVQQHLGNSVVRAICMDGSEGLQRGMEVIDTGAPITVPVGKAVLGRILNVLGEPIDQAGEVKAEEYSSIHREAPAFEDQGTEVEIFETGIKVIDLLAPYVKGGKIGLFGGAGVGKTVLIMELINNIAKGHGGLSVFAGVGERTREGRDLFDEMTESGVLSKTSLVYGQMNEPPGARLRVALTGLTMAENFRDKEGQDVLLFIDNIFRFTQAGSEVSALLGRMPSAVGYQPTLATDMGALQERITSTKTGSITSVQAVYVPADDLTDPAPATTFTHLDATTVLSRRIASLGIYPAVDPLDSTSTALQPGITGHEHYTAAREVQSVLQRYKELQDIIAILGMDELSDEDKIAVNRARKIERFFSQPFHVAEQFTGMEGKYVTVKETIRGFKEILEGKHDDLPEQAFLYVGTIDEAIAKARELMKGDA; this is encoded by the coding sequence GTGGAGAACAAGGGAATTCTTACCCAAATAATTGGTCCAGTTGTAGACGTATCTTTCGATAGCGAATTGCCTAAGATTTACAATTCACTTAGAATTGATCGTGGAAACGGAGAAGTCCTAATAGCTGAAGTACAGCAACACTTAGGAAACAGTGTTGTAAGAGCTATTTGTATGGATGGATCTGAAGGTCTACAAAGAGGAATGGAAGTAATAGATACAGGTGCTCCAATAACAGTACCAGTAGGTAAGGCAGTACTAGGAAGAATACTAAACGTACTAGGAGAACCAATAGATCAAGCAGGAGAAGTGAAAGCAGAAGAATATTCGTCTATTCACAGGGAAGCTCCTGCATTTGAAGATCAAGGAACAGAAGTAGAGATATTCGAAACAGGAATCAAGGTAATCGATCTTCTGGCTCCGTATGTAAAAGGTGGAAAAATCGGTCTGTTTGGTGGAGCAGGAGTTGGTAAGACAGTTCTTATAATGGAGCTTATCAATAACATCGCCAAGGGGCACGGGGGATTATCAGTATTTGCAGGTGTAGGTGAAAGAACCAGAGAGGGTAGAGACCTTTTTGATGAGATGACTGAGTCTGGAGTACTGAGCAAAACTTCTCTTGTTTACGGACAGATGAATGAGCCGCCTGGAGCAAGACTAAGAGTGGCACTTACTGGTCTTACAATGGCTGAGAACTTTAGAGATAAAGAGGGACAGGACGTTCTTCTGTTCATAGATAATATCTTTAGATTTACTCAAGCAGGATCAGAAGTTTCGGCACTTCTAGGAAGAATGCCATCAGCGGTTGGATACCAGCCGACACTGGCAACAGACATGGGTGCTCTTCAAGAGAGAATAACATCTACAAAAACTGGATCGATTACGTCAGTACAAGCTGTATATGTACCAGCAGATGACCTTACTGACCCGGCTCCAGCGACTACATTTACTCATCTAGACGCTACGACAGTACTGTCTAGAAGAATAGCATCACTTGGAATCTATCCAGCAGTTGACCCTCTAGATTCTACATCTACAGCTCTTCAGCCTGGGATCACAGGTCATGAGCATTATACAGCAGCTAGAGAGGTACAGTCTGTACTTCAAAGATATAAAGAACTTCAGGATATCATCGCCATACTAGGTATGGACGAGTTATCTGACGAGGATAAAATAGCAGTAAACAGAGCAAGAAAAATCGAAAGATTCTTTTCACAGCCGTTCCACGTAGCAGAGCAGTTTACAGGAATGGAAGGAAAATATGTAACTGTAAAGGAAACCATAAGAGGATTTAAAGAGATCCTTGAAGGTAAGCATGATGACCTTCCTGAACAAGCTTTCCTTTATGTGGGGACAATTGACGAGGCTATAGCAAAAGCGAGGGAATTAATGAAGGGAGATGCATAA
- the atpC gene encoding ATP synthase F1 subunit epsilon: MATFKLEVITPIKKILEKEVEMIILRTTEGDMGVLANHAPFVAELAIGEMKIKSSDEEVAYFVSGGFIDISRERTTILADEALDAREIDVARAKKDAEVAQAKLTKLKEDRDIAATQKALQDALTKVRIAEQYR; the protein is encoded by the coding sequence ATGGCTACCTTTAAGTTAGAAGTGATTACTCCAATTAAAAAGATTCTTGAAAAAGAAGTTGAAATGATTATCTTAAGAACCACTGAGGGGGATATGGGAGTTTTGGCAAACCATGCTCCCTTCGTGGCGGAACTTGCTATCGGAGAGATGAAAATAAAATCTTCAGATGAAGAAGTGGCATACTTTGTATCTGGAGGTTTCATAGACATATCGAGAGAGCGGACCACAATTCTTGCTGATGAAGCTCTAGATGCAAGAGAGATAGATGTGGCAAGAGCAAAAAAAGATGCTGAGGTTGCTCAGGCTAAGCTGACGAAGCTCAAAGAGGACAGAGATATTGCTGCAACTCAAAAAGCGCTTCAGGATGCACTTACTAAGGTAAGAATAGCTGAACAATATCGTTGA
- a CDS encoding DUF748 domain-containing protein produces the protein MKPNKKIIITSVVLTLMLFFFLVKFPVYIKNTAIKKLEETLGRKINSGKFKYNHLTATIYLEDFQIMEADEKDIFLSFDSFNINIDPTKFIVKTLYFKEISLINPTFRYEVSDKGKNFDDILKKMSSGKNIESKENDMFFKKIGVGNILVDRYTLYYSDRTIKGDSMVKFKSPKFQYENNTVNFSSGLELSKKDSIALSLEADTSTGDFKGVFNAENITLDENSFIIKKIKGYDSLTGNIKAEIPFSGNFKNKVYLLKGDVYSENFNIKNKTQSISFKSGDININEISFPKLSINIDKINLDNFVADYKQSPEDKKTKSNKSFEIPDFKIREINLSDSVILTSNSSLTKIGLSGKNISNEKNSESDIQLYFSLDEKTSISTDSTLRLKETLKNPKDLLQLITIEGKLNANGGDLDFLKYIKNLPYKMSSKDFSIGGDFLFKYPNISAAADISMKSLEGFNDKESSFSMDQIEMSNKIHYHIENKKLDVSGPGEIKNMFFKSDKEKNLFEGDFSFLSKELSKESFILDSINLKNAKLDLTTKPKETENKEILEKEKNKIPWIKVANFDIQNSQILSDNFSLTEIKGLFENLSTKKGEGKVNLAGKLNDKTSLAIKGDILLDKDLEFTEDVKDIGYRGKVSLDSLGIEDLEPFLKEIPYKIEGVATLDSDISYSKGSLSSQNSLSIDNLNLYASESTDEFSTKKIISSFLIQIKDKKYNITKGKFNLDEFKGIFGKNKYLSFSGNNISLILNRLNKDEFNADELIISNPDVVINKKTENIEKTKKSEKSKMRIDIKKLNISDGYLDLLTKSSSYPIDKLLLKLNDFSTSKNKKTDIILDSVIKTGGTLSAKGSYSLRKDWEFSPKTMDINGEFTLNNLDLTPYKNILELYFPNYLNSGKTDWKASYKIEKGKLNGTNDITFKNISLGQSTGNNTSIPLKTAVGILSDKSGNFNLKIPISGDLNNPQFKLRDIFIQSLKSILIKTVTSPLNIITKTIESEEISKINFIFLSDNLALTEIQKLEKISKMLKEREELNVKFILYTDFFRETELLRLKSIKDIILMSSKDSKDLESQVNELMNSRKEKIITYFREKSLDNRISVEVSTGKRIYPQADVIFISP, from the coding sequence ATGAAACCAAATAAAAAAATAATAATTACCAGTGTGGTTTTGACACTCATGCTTTTCTTTTTTCTTGTGAAATTCCCTGTTTACATAAAAAATACAGCTATTAAAAAACTCGAAGAAACCCTTGGACGAAAAATAAATTCAGGAAAATTTAAATATAATCATCTCACGGCAACCATATATTTAGAGGATTTCCAAATTATGGAAGCCGATGAAAAAGATATATTTCTCTCTTTTGATTCATTCAATATAAATATAGATCCTACAAAATTCATAGTAAAAACCCTATATTTCAAGGAAATCTCTCTTATAAACCCCACTTTCAGATATGAAGTTTCTGATAAGGGTAAAAACTTTGATGATATATTAAAAAAAATGAGTTCCGGTAAAAATATAGAATCAAAAGAAAACGATATGTTTTTCAAGAAAATAGGTGTAGGAAATATACTTGTAGACAGATACACCTTATATTATTCAGACAGAACTATAAAAGGTGACAGTATGGTGAAATTCAAATCTCCAAAATTCCAGTATGAAAATAATACAGTAAATTTTTCATCTGGACTGGAACTTTCAAAAAAAGATTCTATAGCTCTTTCTTTAGAGGCGGACACCTCCACAGGAGATTTCAAAGGAGTTTTTAATGCTGAAAACATTACTTTAGACGAAAATTCTTTTATAATAAAGAAGATAAAGGGTTATGACTCTCTCACAGGTAACATAAAGGCAGAAATTCCTTTCAGTGGGAATTTTAAAAATAAAGTTTATCTTTTGAAAGGTGACGTTTATTCAGAAAATTTCAACATAAAAAATAAGACTCAAAGCATTTCTTTTAAATCAGGAGATATAAATATAAACGAAATCTCTTTTCCAAAATTAAGTATAAATATAGACAAAATAAATTTGGACAATTTTGTGGCAGACTATAAGCAATCTCCAGAAGATAAAAAAACAAAATCCAACAAATCTTTTGAAATCCCGGACTTTAAAATCAGAGAAATCAATCTATCAGACTCAGTTATTTTGACCTCCAATTCTTCGTTAACAAAGATCGGACTCAGCGGAAAAAATATCTCAAATGAAAAAAATAGTGAGTCGGATATCCAGTTATACTTTAGCCTAGATGAAAAAACATCCATTTCTACAGATTCCACTTTAAGGCTGAAAGAAACATTAAAAAATCCAAAAGATTTACTTCAGCTCATAACTATTGAAGGAAAATTAAATGCCAACGGAGGTGACCTTGATTTCCTTAAATATATTAAAAATCTTCCCTATAAAATGAGTTCCAAAGATTTTTCAATAGGTGGGGACTTTCTTTTCAAGTATCCTAATATTTCTGCCGCTGCAGATATATCTATGAAAAGTTTAGAGGGATTTAATGATAAGGAATCTAGTTTTTCCATGGATCAGATTGAAATGTCAAATAAAATCCATTATCATATAGAGAATAAAAAATTGGATGTTTCAGGCCCTGGAGAGATAAAAAACATGTTCTTCAAGTCAGATAAAGAAAAAAATCTATTTGAGGGGGATTTTTCCTTTCTTTCAAAGGAATTATCAAAAGAATCTTTTATTTTAGATTCTATAAATCTGAAAAATGCAAAGTTAGACCTTACCACGAAACCAAAAGAAACAGAAAATAAAGAAATTTTAGAAAAAGAAAAAAATAAAATACCCTGGATCAAAGTCGCAAACTTCGATATACAAAACTCCCAAATTCTTTCAGATAATTTTTCACTGACTGAGATCAAAGGTTTATTTGAAAATTTATCTACTAAAAAAGGAGAGGGAAAGGTAAACTTAGCTGGAAAATTAAATGATAAAACTTCTTTGGCTATAAAAGGAGATATTCTGTTAGATAAGGATTTAGAGTTCACTGAAGATGTTAAAGATATAGGGTATAGGGGAAAGGTAAGCCTAGATTCACTGGGTATAGAGGATCTAGAGCCATTTTTAAAAGAGATTCCCTATAAAATTGAAGGTGTTGCAACATTAGATTCAGACATATCATACAGTAAAGGCAGTCTCTCTTCACAGAACTCTTTGTCTATTGATAATTTGAACCTTTATGCCAGTGAATCCACAGATGAATTTTCAACAAAAAAAATAATATCATCCTTTCTTATTCAAATTAAAGATAAAAAATACAATATTACAAAAGGTAAATTTAATCTCGATGAGTTCAAAGGAATCTTCGGAAAAAATAAATACTTATCTTTTTCAGGAAATAATATCAGTTTAATTTTAAACCGACTGAATAAAGATGAATTTAATGCCGATGAGCTTATAATTTCAAACCCTGACGTAGTTATTAATAAGAAAACAGAAAATATTGAAAAAACTAAAAAATCAGAAAAATCAAAGATGAGAATAGATATAAAAAAATTAAATATCTCTGATGGGTATCTCGATCTTTTGACCAAAAGTAGTTCTTATCCTATTGATAAACTACTGCTGAAATTAAATGATTTTTCAACTTCTAAAAATAAGAAAACAGATATTATACTTGATTCTGTTATCAAAACCGGTGGAACACTTTCTGCAAAAGGTTCATATTCTCTGAGAAAAGACTGGGAATTTTCACCCAAAACAATGGATATTAACGGAGAATTTACCCTAAATAACTTAGATCTCACACCCTACAAGAATATTTTAGAACTGTATTTCCCAAATTACCTAAACTCTGGAAAAACAGATTGGAAAGCAAGCTACAAAATAGAAAAGGGTAAACTCAATGGAACGAATGACATAACCTTCAAAAATATATCTTTAGGACAATCAACTGGAAACAACACCTCCATCCCCTTGAAAACAGCTGTGGGAATACTTTCTGATAAAAGTGGAAACTTTAATTTAAAGATACCTATTTCAGGAGACTTAAATAATCCACAATTTAAGCTTAGAGATATTTTTATACAAAGTTTAAAGAGTATATTGATAAAAACAGTTACATCTCCACTAAATATTATTACAAAAACAATAGAGTCTGAAGAAATATCAAAGATAAACTTTATCTTTCTTTCAGATAATTTAGCTCTGACTGAAATTCAAAAGTTAGAAAAAATATCAAAGATGCTAAAAGAAAGGGAGGAATTAAATGTCAAATTTATCCTCTATACAGACTTCTTCAGAGAGACAGAGCTTCTTAGACTAAAGAGCATAAAAGATATTATTCTTATGTCCTCAAAGGATTCTAAAGATTTAGAATCCCAAGTCAATGAACTTATGAACTCTAGAAAAGAAAAAATCATAACTTATTTCAGGGAAAAATCTCTAGACAATAGAATTTCAGTAGAGGTTTCCACTGGAAAGAGAATTTATCCCCAAGCTGATGTAATTTTCATCTCTCCATAG